The genomic region CCCTACAGCATAGGCACGGCTCCCCGGTTCCCGCCACCCCCTCCAGCGAATTATTTTCGCGAATGCGGGGGTTTTAGGGCGCGACGTGCTTCCACACAGCCATCGCGGCACCGACGATTCCCGCGCGATTGCGCAGTTTGGCCGGGATAACGGGCGTGTCCACGGTAAGCAGCGGCACCCACTTATCTGCCTTGCGCGAGATGCCGCCACCGACGACGAAGGCAATGGGATTGAACAGCCGCGCGTACTCAGTCAGGACTTTGTCGACGCGCTTCGCCCACTGTGAGTAACTCAGTTCTTCGCGGTCGCGGACAGCCGAAGACGCCTGGTGCTCTGCCTCCTTCTTGCCCACAAACATGTGGCCAAGTTCCGTATTGGGGAACAGATCGCCGTCCATGAGCAGCGCCGAGCCGATTCCGGTGCCGAAGGTCAAGAACATCACAGCCCCGGTGCGACAGATCTCGTCACCGAACGCGACTTCGGCCAGGCCGGCTGCGTCAGCGTCATTCAGCACCGCGATGTCGCGGCCAGGCACATGCTCGCTGAACAGCTCATGAACGTCGGTGCCGATCCACGCGTCATCGATGTTCGCGGCGGTCATTGCTACCTGCTCCTTGACCACGGAGGGTAGGCAGATGCCCACGGGTCCGTCCCATTCGAGCTGGCGGACAATCTCAGCAACGGTTTCTGCCACAGCCTCTGGGGTCGCGGGTTGGGGAGTGGCGATCTTGATGCGGTCGGTGGCGAACTCGCCGGTGTCCATGTCGACGATCGCGCCTTTAACGCCAGAGCCTCCGATGTCGATGCCGCAGCAGTAGTTGCCCGAGGTGTGATCCATACCCGCCGATTCTACGCACTTCCGCACCCCGCGCGGACGCTGGCTA from Corynebacterium genitalium ATCC 33030 harbors:
- the ppgK gene encoding polyphosphate--glucose phosphotransferase, whose product is MDHTSGNYCCGIDIGGSGVKGAIVDMDTGEFATDRIKIATPQPATPEAVAETVAEIVRQLEWDGPVGICLPSVVKEQVAMTAANIDDAWIGTDVHELFSEHVPGRDIAVLNDADAAGLAEVAFGDEICRTGAVMFLTFGTGIGSALLMDGDLFPNTELGHMFVGKKEAEHQASSAVRDREELSYSQWAKRVDKVLTEYARLFNPIAFVVGGGISRKADKWVPLLTVDTPVIPAKLRNRAGIVGAAMAVWKHVAP